The following is a genomic window from Actinomadura sp. WMMB 499.
CGCCAGCAGGTTTGCGTTACTCAGGGGTACACTTTCACTACCCAACGGAGAGGAGTGAGCGCGATCCGGGCATAACGGAACGTACCCAACCGGTTTCGCGAAGTTCCCCAGAGGTCGTACTCTCCCTCTCATCGCGACACACCTGAATCACCGGACGTATCGCCCGGGGGCGTCCCCGTGGCCCGGCACGTCCGGTTCCGGGGGACATCCCCCGCGAATCCCCCGAGGATGGTGATGAAGGACCCGAACAACACGCGGAACACGGCGCCGCGCCGAGGTTCCCCGTTGTGGATCTACATCGTCGTCGTCATCGTGCTGGGCGCCGTGGCGGGCGGCTCCGCCTGCGCCGGGCTCACCCGCCCCGACCTGGACGCGCTGCTCGGCAACCCGGTCTTCTGGATCCTGGGCTGCTTCATCGTCTTCGGCGAGATGCGGCCGATCATCACCCCGGGATCCACCGAGAACAACGGCGCGACCACCTCCACCACGTTCGCGTTCGCCGCGCTGCTGTACGCGGGCCTCCCGGTCGCCGCCGCCCTGCAGGCCGTCGCCGTCGTCACCTGCGGCATCTTCCGCGGCCGCGCCCCGCACCGGATCGCGTTCAACGTCGCCCAGTACACCCTCAGCCTCGGCGCCGCCCAGCTCGCCCTCGCGCTGACCGGCGACCTCGCGACCCCCTCCGCCCTGTGGGTGCCGGACGGCTCCGACCTGCCCGCCATCGCCCTCGCCGGGACCGTCTACTTCATCTGCAACGACACCCTCGTCAGCGCCGCCGTCGCCCTGCACGAGCGCGTCTCCGTGCTCAAGGCCATGCGGTGGGACTTCGGCTACCAGGTCCTCGTCCACCTCGCACTGCTCGGCCTCGCCCCGCTGATGGTCGTCGCCATGGACCGATCCGCGGCGTTCGTCCCGCTGATCGTCCTGCCGTTCATCGCCGTGTACCTGAACGCGTCCGTGTCCGTCCGGCGCGAGCACCAGGCCCTGCACGACGCCCTCACCGGGCTCCCGAACCGCAAGCTGCTGATCGTCCGCACCGAGGAGGCGCTCGCCGAGGCCCGCGGCGTGGACGCCCACCGGCACCTGCGCGGGCGCCGCCGCAGGACCGCCGAACCGCCCCGCCGCGCCGGCCTGTTCCTGCTCGACCTCGACCGCTTCAAGGAGGTGAACGACACCCTCGGCCACCCCACCGGCGACCGCCTCCTGCAGCTCGTCGCGCACCGCCTCACCCACAGCGTCCGCCCCGGCGACCTGGTGGCCCGCCTCGGCGGCGACGAGTTCGCGGTGCTGCTGCCGACCGTCCGCGACGAGGCCGCCGCCCGCGAGGTCGCCGCCCGGCTGCGCGCCGCGCTCGCCGAGCCCGTCCGGCTGGACGGCCTGTCGTTCGACCTCGAGGCCAGCGTCGGCATCGCGCTGTTCCCCGACCACGCCCCCGACTTCGAGCTCCTGCTCCAGCGCGCCGACGTCGCCATGTACAACGCGAAGGAGGCTCGCACCGGCGTCGAGGTGTACTCCCCGCAGAAGGACCGCAACTCCCCGGCCCGCCTCACCATGCTCGGCGACCTGCGCCGCGCGGTCGACCGGTCCGAACTCGAGCTCTTCTACCAGCCCAAGGTCGCCCTGCGGGACGGCCAGCTCGTCGGCATGGAGGCCCTCCTGCGCTGGCGGCACCCCGAGCAGGGCCTCCTCGAACCCGAGGCGTTCCTGTCCGTCGCCGAGCAGACGTACCTGATGCGCTCGATCACCCACCACGTCGTGGAGAAGGCCCTCGCGCAGACCGCCTCCTGGTGGCGGGAGAACCTCGCCGTCCAGGTCGCGGTGAACGCCTCCGGCCGCGACCTCCTCGACACCGGCCTCACCGAGATCATCGAGGAGGGCCTGCTCGCCCGCGGCCTGCCCACCGCCGCGCTCCAGCTGGAGATCACCGAGCGGATCCTGATGAACGAGCCCGCCTACGCCTCCGACACCGTCGCGGCCCTCGCCGAACTCGGGATCCCGCTCAGCCTGGACGACTTCGGCACCGGCTACTCGTCCCTCGTGCGGCTCAAGCGGCTCCCCGTCGAGGAGATCAAGATCGACGCCTCGTTCGTCCGCCGGCTCACCGAGTCGTCCGACGACGCCGTGATCGTCCGCTCGATCGTCGACCTCGTCCGGACCCTCGGCCTGCGCTCGGTCGCCGAGGGCGTCGAGGACCCGCAGACCGCGGAAGTCCTCCGCGAGATGGGCTGCGACGCGGCCCAAGGCTGGCACTTCGGGCGCCCGATGGACGCCGAGACCGCCACCGAGTGGCTCCGCCGCCACATGGACCGCGCCCCCGAGCCCGCGGCTTGACCCAGGGGGGGCGACCCCCTGGAAGGTCGCGGTCGTCAGTACGGGCGGCGGGGGTCGTTGTCGTAGTACCGCTCCTCGCGCACCGGGGGCGGCGGCGGGGGACGGCGGCGCGCCGTCGCGATCCGCACGATGCCGATGATCAGCCCGATCGCGCCGCCGACCATCAGGATCACGCCGACCAGCCGGATGTCGACGCCGCTGAGGTCGAAGTCGACCGCGTAGGCCAGGATGGCACCGACGATGATCAGTGCGATGCTGCCGCCGATGGTCACGTCGGCTCCTCTCGTCGTCCTGGGGGACGACAGAAGCGTTCCCTCCAGGGGAATCTGAAACGGCGCGGCGGATCGCCGCCGGTAATCCGGTCTGCGAGGAGGGACCGGCCCAATAGGATGGCCGTGAACCCAATCGAATCCAGGAACGGTTTTCTCATGTCCGCCATCACCCGTGACGAGGTGGCGCACCTCGCTCGGCTCTCCCGGCTGGCGCTCGGCGACGATGAGCTCGATCATCTCGCGGGCCAGCTCGACCAGATCATCTCCGCGGTCTCGCGGGTGCAGGAGGTCGCGGCGGAGGACATCCCGCCCACCTCGCACGCGCTGCCGCTGACCAACGTGTACCGGGCCGACGAGGTCCGGCCCTCGCTCCCGCCGGAGCAGTCGCTCGCGGGCGCCCCGGCCGCCGAGCAGCAGCGCTTCCGGGTGCCGCGGATCCTGGGTGAGGAGGCCTGATGAGCGAACTGGTCAGGAAGGGCGCCGCCGAACTCGGCGAGCTGATGGCCGCGGGCGAGACGTCCGCCGTCGAGGTCGCGCGGGCGCACCTGGACCGCATC
Proteins encoded in this region:
- the gatC gene encoding Asp-tRNA(Asn)/Glu-tRNA(Gln) amidotransferase subunit GatC — translated: MSAITRDEVAHLARLSRLALGDDELDHLAGQLDQIISAVSRVQEVAAEDIPPTSHALPLTNVYRADEVRPSLPPEQSLAGAPAAEQQRFRVPRILGEEA
- a CDS encoding bifunctional diguanylate cyclase/phosphodiesterase; translated protein: MKDPNNTRNTAPRRGSPLWIYIVVVIVLGAVAGGSACAGLTRPDLDALLGNPVFWILGCFIVFGEMRPIITPGSTENNGATTSTTFAFAALLYAGLPVAAALQAVAVVTCGIFRGRAPHRIAFNVAQYTLSLGAAQLALALTGDLATPSALWVPDGSDLPAIALAGTVYFICNDTLVSAAVALHERVSVLKAMRWDFGYQVLVHLALLGLAPLMVVAMDRSAAFVPLIVLPFIAVYLNASVSVRREHQALHDALTGLPNRKLLIVRTEEALAEARGVDAHRHLRGRRRRTAEPPRRAGLFLLDLDRFKEVNDTLGHPTGDRLLQLVAHRLTHSVRPGDLVARLGGDEFAVLLPTVRDEAAAREVAARLRAALAEPVRLDGLSFDLEASVGIALFPDHAPDFELLLQRADVAMYNAKEARTGVEVYSPQKDRNSPARLTMLGDLRRAVDRSELELFYQPKVALRDGQLVGMEALLRWRHPEQGLLEPEAFLSVAEQTYLMRSITHHVVEKALAQTASWWRENLAVQVAVNASGRDLLDTGLTEIIEEGLLARGLPTAALQLEITERILMNEPAYASDTVAALAELGIPLSLDDFGTGYSSLVRLKRLPVEEIKIDASFVRRLTESSDDAVIVRSIVDLVRTLGLRSVAEGVEDPQTAEVLREMGCDAAQGWHFGRPMDAETATEWLRRHMDRAPEPAA
- a CDS encoding DUF6458 family protein, with translation MTIGGSIALIIVGAILAYAVDFDLSGVDIRLVGVILMVGGAIGLIIGIVRIATARRRPPPPPPVREERYYDNDPRRPY